The Sulfurimonas sp. HSL3-2 genome segment AAACTTGGGATCCGCGTTCATAACGATCCTGACAAAACCTATCTTTTCGATAAACGAGATCGAGATCAGCGCTCTTAAGATATTTATCTCTCTACTTGTTCTTGTTCTTGGATTTTTAATCGGCGGATACTACAAAGTCCATATCCAAAAGATATCTTACAAAAGACATGCTATCAGCTCCGCGACAAAGACTATTTTTGCAAACCTCGGTTATTACACGATCCTGCTTATCTCTTTATTGATAGCGCTCAATATCATCGGAATCAATCTCTCATCTATCGCTTTAGTAGCCGGTGCGCTTTCCGTCGGTATAGGTTTCGGTCTGCAAAACATCGTCTCTAACTTCGTCTCGGGGATTATCTTGATGTTTGAAAGAAGTGTCAAAGTGGGAGATTATGTCGAGCTCTCCGATACACTGCGGGGTCACATCATCGATATCCGTATGCGCTCTACCATTTTAAACACCAATGCGAACATAGATGTCATAGTCCCAAACCAGAACTTTATACAAAACAGTGTGATCAACTGGACTATGAACGACAATATCAAACGCTTTGACATCCCCTTTGGTGTCGCCTACGGGACAAATCCTCAGCTTGTCATGGATGTGATCACAAAAGCAGTTGCCGATGCCGACTATGACGATGTCTATATCACTGATGACAGACAGACGAGAGTCATTATGACCGGTATGGGCAACAGCAGTGTGAACTTTGAACTGATGGTATGGATACAAGGAGAGAATATCTTTCGCCCAAGAAGGACAACATCAAGATTTCTAGTCCTGATATATGACACACTGTATGAAAATAACATCCAGATCCCGTTCCCGCAGCTTGACCTGCATATAAAAAACGGTGAGAAGGAGATCTAAATCTCATTGATGAAAAGCTTTTCGATATCTTTTCATCAAGCTTACAAAGTATAACACTTAGTGTGTCATTTAGATTTATAGTATTCATATATCTCCCAATAATTCGAACTAAAAAGCATATTTTATACACGTTAGTCATGTTAGTATTTAATAACATAGTCATTTGGAGAGCAAAAAATTATTAGTTTTAAAACCATCTTCGCATTTTAAAATATGC includes the following:
- a CDS encoding mechanosensitive ion channel domain-containing protein, which translates into the protein MRLIIIKTASALLLTCNSLFANDANESFLSVEAKNLGSAFITILTKPIFSINEIEISALKIFISLLVLVLGFLIGGYYKVHIQKISYKRHAISSATKTIFANLGYYTILLISLLIALNIIGINLSSIALVAGALSVGIGFGLQNIVSNFVSGIILMFERSVKVGDYVELSDTLRGHIIDIRMRSTILNTNANIDVIVPNQNFIQNSVINWTMNDNIKRFDIPFGVAYGTNPQLVMDVITKAVADADYDDVYITDDRQTRVIMTGMGNSSVNFELMVWIQGENIFRPRRTTSRFLVLIYDTLYENNIQIPFPQLDLHIKNGEKEI